In Streptomyces sp. SLBN-118, the following are encoded in one genomic region:
- a CDS encoding ATP-binding protein — protein MSIWWSLHLRRDAASVPLARRLLLGTMENAGVDPDISYDLSVALSEACANAVEHGGGRGAGEASAAYRVTAYLDGEKCRIEVADSGPGFPVRRGGQCAAYAAQPPSPTAESGRGLCLIEQLADHVHVRNRPGRGAVVSFDKILKWREGALLKVS, from the coding sequence ATGAGCATCTGGTGGTCACTCCACTTGCGGCGCGATGCCGCGAGCGTCCCGCTCGCCCGCCGCTTGTTGCTCGGCACGATGGAGAACGCGGGAGTCGACCCCGACATCTCCTACGATCTGTCGGTCGCCCTCAGCGAGGCCTGCGCGAATGCCGTGGAACACGGCGGCGGTCGGGGGGCCGGGGAAGCATCGGCCGCGTACCGCGTGACCGCGTATCTGGACGGCGAGAAGTGCCGTATCGAAGTAGCCGATTCGGGGCCCGGCTTTCCCGTTCGGCGCGGCGGGCAGTGCGCGGCGTATGCCGCGCAACCGCCGTCCCCGACAGCCGAGAGCGGCCGCGGACTCTGTCTCATCGAGCAGCTCGCCGACCATGTCCATGTCCGCAACCGGCCCGGCCGGGGTGCGGTGGTGAGCTTCGACAAGATCCTCAAATGGCGGGAGGGCGCGCTGCTCAAGGTCTCCTGA
- a CDS encoding aminopeptidase P family protein codes for MAEELPPETPEEEEQPIKQRKNGLYPGVSDELAENMTTGWADTELRDLEPIAQASQTAARRAALSARFPGERLVIPAGNLKTRSNDTEYSFRASTEYAYLTGDLTEDGVLVLEPRNGAHRATIYLLPRSNREDGEFWLSGQGELWVGRRHSLAEAEKLLGIPAKDVRKLPEKLREARGPVRVVRGHDADIETALTDKVTAERDEELRVYLSEARAVKDEFEIGELQKACDSTARGFEDVVRVLDKAEATSERYIEGTFFLRARVEGNDIGYGSICAAGPHATTLHWVRNDGPVRSGELLLLDAGVETHTLYTADITRTLPINGRFNELQRKIYDAVYESQEAGIAAVKPGAKYRDFHDASQRVLAEKLVDWGLLEGPVERVLELGLQRRWTLHGTGHMLGMDVHDCAAARTEAYVDGTLEPGMCLTVEPGLYFQADDLTVPEEYRGIGVRIEDDILVTADGNRNLSAALPRQADEVEAWMASLRG; via the coding sequence GTGGCCGAGGAGCTCCCCCCGGAGACCCCGGAAGAAGAAGAGCAGCCGATCAAGCAGCGTAAGAACGGCCTGTACCCGGGCGTGTCCGACGAGCTCGCCGAGAACATGACGACGGGCTGGGCCGACACCGAGCTGCGCGACCTGGAGCCCATCGCGCAGGCCTCGCAGACCGCCGCCCGCCGTGCCGCACTGTCGGCGCGTTTTCCCGGCGAGCGCCTGGTGATCCCGGCGGGCAACCTGAAGACCCGCTCCAATGACACCGAGTACTCCTTCCGTGCCTCCACCGAGTACGCGTACCTCACCGGCGACCTGACCGAGGACGGCGTCCTGGTTCTGGAGCCCAGGAACGGCGCGCACAGGGCCACCATCTATCTGCTGCCGCGCTCCAACCGTGAGGACGGCGAGTTCTGGCTGTCGGGCCAGGGCGAGCTGTGGGTCGGCCGCCGTCACTCCCTGGCCGAGGCCGAGAAGCTGCTCGGCATCCCGGCCAAGGACGTGCGCAAACTTCCGGAGAAGCTGCGCGAGGCGAGGGGCCCGGTCCGCGTCGTGCGCGGCCACGACGCGGATATCGAGACGGCACTGACCGACAAGGTCACCGCGGAGCGCGACGAGGAACTGCGCGTCTACCTCTCCGAGGCGCGTGCCGTGAAGGACGAGTTCGAGATCGGCGAGCTCCAGAAGGCGTGCGACTCCACCGCGCGCGGCTTCGAGGACGTCGTCAGGGTCCTGGACAAGGCCGAGGCGACCAGCGAGCGGTACATCGAGGGCACCTTCTTTCTGCGCGCCCGAGTCGAGGGCAACGACATCGGTTACGGCTCGATCTGCGCCGCAGGACCGCACGCGACCACCCTGCACTGGGTGCGCAACGACGGCCCGGTCCGCTCCGGCGAGCTGCTGCTGCTGGATGCCGGCGTGGAGACCCACACCCTCTACACCGCGGACATCACGCGCACGCTGCCGATCAACGGCCGCTTCAACGAACTGCAGCGCAAGATCTACGACGCGGTGTACGAGTCCCAGGAAGCCGGCATCGCGGCCGTGAAGCCGGGTGCCAAGTACCGCGACTTCCACGATGCCTCCCAGCGGGTGCTTGCCGAGAAGCTCGTCGACTGGGGGCTGCTCGAGGGCCCGGTGGAGCGGGTGCTCGAGCTGGGTCTGCAGCGCCGCTGGACGCTGCACGGCACCGGCCACATGCTCGGCATGGACGTCCACGACTGCGCCGCCGCGCGCACCGAGGCCTATGTCGACGGGACCCTGGAGCCGGGCATGTGTCTGACGGTGGAGCCCGGGCTCTACTTCCAGGCGGACGACCTGACCGTGCCGGAGGAGTACCGCGGCATCGGCGTCCGGATCGAGGACGACATCCTGGTGACCGCGGACGGCAACCGCAATCTGTCGGCGGCGCTGCCGCGGCAGGCCGACGAGGTCGAGGCCTGGATGGCCTCGCTCCGGGGCTGA
- a CDS encoding PP2C family protein-serine/threonine phosphatase gives MLDIPLLVRVHVDALIAAQNDMGVCDAIEQNAPVGKPAAMSPSHLPKVAGIDSAVPNPAHTAASLPAIPAVPAPPGAVIQDRLAGWVSDLTTLHELTERLVRTASLDDALHELLRAGAALVGARRGLVVLEPATVVSRADCFEPDRGPALTKGLGFTHAELGHIETVPRSATAHGRILDGRLPDGRPGPGGLPEAVAHPDLLGDKTLDTRLREVVVRLGYAASYTVPLASDAAGTLGAAVWMYDEPATPVERQCHLVGLYMRYANEHLARLVELEQARATVATVAEELLPSRLPRVPGVRLAVRHRTTPHGGGDWYDALPLPEGALGLAVGSVSGSGPSALAAMGRLRASLRAYAVMEGEDPVAVLSDLELLLRLTEPARTATALFAYAEPADRKIVLAGAGHTPPLVVGERRTEFVETSLSAPLGMLACWEAPSVELAIEPGETVLLYTDGLLRRTGDPMDRAFARLHAAAASVPKSLRDDPGAVAEHVLRTVLPEGLDEADTGEDVVLLAARFD, from the coding sequence ATGCTGGACATCCCCTTACTTGTGCGTGTACATGTGGATGCATTGATAGCGGCGCAGAATGACATGGGGGTTTGCGATGCTATTGAGCAAAACGCACCAGTCGGAAAGCCGGCTGCCATGAGCCCCTCTCACCTGCCGAAAGTGGCTGGAATCGATTCAGCGGTTCCCAACCCCGCGCACACTGCCGCCTCCCTGCCCGCCATCCCCGCTGTGCCGGCCCCTCCCGGAGCGGTCATTCAGGACCGGCTTGCAGGCTGGGTCTCCGACCTGACCACCCTCCACGAACTCACCGAGCGCCTGGTCCGGACCGCTTCACTCGACGACGCCCTGCATGAACTGCTGCGCGCGGGTGCCGCCCTGGTCGGCGCGCGCCGCGGCCTGGTCGTACTCGAACCCGCCACCGTCGTCTCGCGAGCCGACTGTTTCGAGCCGGACCGCGGTCCCGCCCTCACCAAGGGCCTCGGGTTCACCCATGCCGAACTTGGCCATATCGAGACGGTGCCGCGCTCCGCGACCGCCCACGGGCGGATCCTCGACGGCCGCCTCCCGGACGGACGGCCGGGCCCGGGCGGCCTGCCCGAGGCAGTCGCCCATCCGGATCTGCTCGGCGACAAGACGCTCGACACCCGCCTGCGCGAGGTCGTCGTCCGCCTCGGCTATGCCGCCAGTTACACCGTGCCGCTCGCCTCGGATGCGGCCGGAACGCTCGGCGCCGCCGTGTGGATGTACGACGAGCCCGCCACCCCGGTGGAGCGCCAGTGCCACCTGGTCGGGCTCTATATGCGCTACGCCAACGAGCATCTGGCCCGGCTCGTCGAGCTGGAGCAGGCGCGTGCCACGGTGGCCACCGTGGCCGAGGAGCTGCTGCCCAGCCGGCTGCCCCGGGTGCCCGGCGTCCGGCTCGCCGTCAGACACCGCACCACTCCCCATGGCGGTGGCGACTGGTACGACGCGCTGCCGCTGCCCGAGGGCGCGCTGGGACTCGCGGTCGGATCGGTCAGCGGATCGGGCCCCAGTGCGCTGGCCGCGATGGGAAGGCTGCGCGCTTCCCTCAGGGCGTACGCCGTGATGGAGGGCGAGGACCCCGTCGCCGTACTGTCCGATCTGGAGCTGCTGCTGCGGCTGACGGAACCGGCCCGTACCGCGACCGCGCTCTTCGCTTACGCGGAGCCCGCCGACAGAAAGATCGTGCTGGCCGGGGCCGGGCACACACCGCCGCTGGTGGTCGGGGAGCGGCGTACCGAGTTCGTCGAGACGTCCCTGTCCGCACCGTTGGGGATGCTCGCCTGCTGGGAGGCGCCGAGCGTGGAGCTCGCGATCGAGCCCGGAGAAACGGTGCTTCTCTACACGGACGGGCTGCTGCGGCGTACCGGTGACCCCATGGACCGGGCTTTCGCCCGGCTGCACGCGGCGGCCGCGAGCGTGCCGAAGTCGCTGCGCGACGACCCCGGAGCCGTCGCCGAGCATGTGCTGCGCACGGTGCTGCCGGAGGGTCTCGACGAAGCCGACACCGGTGAGGACGTGGTGTTGCTCGCCGCCCGTTTTGACTGA
- a CDS encoding bifunctional DNA primase/polymerase, producing the protein MREILGRRRRLRFRRKRGPVQLDAALTCAAEWQWPVLPGVGLKAAGSRGDRGRGCACPDPECVVPGAHPFDPGILAATTDERMVRWWWTNRPTAPVMLATGGRAPCAVSLPAVAGARALSALDRMGMRLGPVVATPTRWSLLVAPYTLERLGELLFVKDCVPSSLRFHGEGGYLVLPPSQAGTGQVRWERAPLPGSSAPWLPDVEAVVDALVEASTSAPDGGSRLAY; encoded by the coding sequence ATGCGCGAGATCCTCGGAAGGCGACGCAGGCTCCGGTTCCGGCGCAAGAGGGGGCCCGTCCAGCTGGACGCGGCGCTCACCTGCGCCGCCGAGTGGCAATGGCCCGTACTCCCTGGTGTAGGACTGAAAGCGGCCGGAAGTCGCGGTGACCGCGGGCGCGGCTGCGCCTGCCCCGATCCCGAGTGCGTCGTACCCGGCGCGCACCCCTTCGACCCCGGAATCCTCGCTGCGACGACGGACGAGCGGATGGTGCGCTGGTGGTGGACCAACCGGCCCACCGCTCCGGTCATGCTGGCCACCGGAGGGCGTGCGCCGTGTGCCGTGAGCCTGCCCGCCGTCGCCGGGGCGCGAGCCCTGTCGGCGCTGGACCGGATGGGCATGCGCCTCGGCCCGGTGGTGGCGACGCCCACCCGCTGGTCCCTGCTGGTGGCTCCCTACACCCTCGAACGGCTCGGTGAACTTCTCTTCGTCAAGGACTGCGTGCCCAGTTCACTGCGCTTCCACGGAGAGGGCGGCTATCTCGTGCTGCCGCCCTCGCAGGCCGGGACCGGACAGGTGCGCTGGGAACGCGCGCCGCTGCCCGGCTCCTCGGCTCCCTGGCTGCCGGATGTGGAGGCGGTGGTGGACGCGCTGGTCGAGGCGAGCACCAGCGCACCGGACGGCGGCAGCCGTCTCGCGTACTGA
- a CDS encoding DUF5926 family protein: protein MAKKRPQTKAAKPRTESGEIPVVGAREPCPCGSGRRYKACHGRAAAHAVTELVQRPFEGLPGECDWVALRELVPAATVELTLKGELPEDVPSVTLATVLPMAWPALRRDDGSVLLGLQNDTSSGDLSRDLANTLRRALSTQPGTPVAAQRVPADGPRLQDLLDESAAFEPVVHSGFEFWIPDSADNASPEVSASLERANAAAIPTVKLSGVDAAYWCETPEKNHLRWVMPHPEEQLLDALARLHAQGTSSLGEGTRLVGSFRAHGLMVPVWDLPSGMGAEECEKPAAELAERLAKALQTDAPLTAEERRARGGLTNRQVTLS, encoded by the coding sequence ATGGCCAAGAAGCGCCCCCAGACGAAGGCCGCCAAGCCCCGGACCGAGAGCGGGGAGATTCCGGTCGTCGGGGCCCGCGAGCCCTGCCCGTGCGGATCGGGCCGCCGCTACAAGGCCTGTCACGGCCGGGCCGCCGCGCACGCCGTGACCGAGCTGGTCCAGCGCCCGTTCGAGGGCCTGCCCGGCGAGTGCGACTGGGTCGCCCTGCGCGAGCTGGTGCCCGCCGCGACCGTGGAGCTGACCCTGAAGGGCGAACTGCCCGAGGACGTGCCGTCGGTGACCCTGGCGACCGTCCTGCCGATGGCCTGGCCCGCGCTGCGCCGCGACGACGGCTCCGTGCTGCTCGGCCTGCAGAACGACACGTCGTCGGGCGATCTGAGTCGCGATCTCGCCAATACGCTCCGGCGTGCGCTGAGCACCCAGCCCGGCACCCCGGTCGCCGCCCAGCGGGTGCCCGCCGACGGCCCGCGCCTGCAGGACCTCCTCGACGAGAGCGCCGCGTTCGAGCCGGTCGTCCACTCCGGCTTCGAGTTCTGGATCCCGGACTCCGCGGACAATGCCAGCCCCGAGGTCTCCGCCTCGCTGGAGCGCGCGAACGCCGCTGCGATCCCGACCGTGAAGCTCTCCGGCGTCGACGCCGCCTACTGGTGCGAGACCCCGGAGAAGAACCATTTGCGCTGGGTCATGCCGCACCCCGAGGAGCAGCTCCTCGACGCGCTCGCCCGGCTCCACGCCCAAGGCACCTCCTCGCTCGGCGAGGGCACCCGGCTGGTCGGCTCCTTCCGCGCGCACGGCCTGATGGTCCCGGTCTGGGACCTGCCGAGCGGGATGGGCGCCGAAGAGTGCGAGAAGCCCGCGGCCGAGCTCGCCGAGCGACTGGCCAAGGCTCTTCAGACGGACGCACCGCTGACCGCGGAGGAGCGCAGGGCGCGCGGCGGACTCACCAACCGCCAGGTCACGCTGAGCTGA